A single window of Desulfovibrio sp. DNA harbors:
- the pdxT gene encoding pyridoxal 5'-phosphate synthase glutaminase subunit PdxT, with product MAARCVGVLALQGAFREHVAAVSRLGVAAREVRQLKDMDGIDAMIIPGGESTTMGKLLNEWHMLEPLRDRIMQGMPVYGSCAGLILLCRTIENSDQPRLGVLDATVRRNAFGRQVDSFETELSMPEVGPDPVPAVFIRAPVLISVGPEVRVLAEVKGQAVAVRQNNILATSFHPELTPDTRLHSYFLNMHG from the coding sequence ATGGCCGCACGTTGCGTGGGCGTTCTGGCTCTTCAGGGAGCCTTTCGTGAACATGTGGCCGCTGTGTCCAGGCTGGGCGTGGCGGCTCGCGAAGTGCGCCAGCTCAAGGATATGGACGGCATCGACGCCATGATCATTCCCGGCGGCGAAAGCACCACCATGGGCAAACTGCTCAACGAGTGGCACATGCTGGAGCCTTTGCGCGACCGCATCATGCAGGGCATGCCCGTCTACGGCAGTTGCGCCGGGCTTATCCTGCTGTGCCGCACCATTGAAAATTCGGATCAGCCGCGACTTGGCGTGCTGGACGCCACCGTACGGCGCAATGCCTTTGGCCGTCAGGTGGACAGCTTTGAGACCGAACTCAGCATGCCTGAAGTTGGCCCCGACCCTGTTCCGGCGGTATTCATCCGCGCTCCGGTGCTTATCAGCGTGGGGCCGGAGGTCAGGGTGCTGGCTGAAGTCAAGGGGCAGGCCGTGGCCGTGCGCCAGAACAATATTCTGGCCACGTCCTTTCATCCGGAACTGACGCCGGATACGCGCCTGCACAGCTACTTTCTGAATATGCACGGTTAA